One region of Oncorhynchus keta strain PuntledgeMale-10-30-2019 chromosome 24, Oket_V2, whole genome shotgun sequence genomic DNA includes:
- the LOC127911298 gene encoding nuclear pore complex protein DDB_G0274915-like, whose protein sequence is MFQHLVESLPRRVEAVIAAMFQHLVELLPRRVEAVIAAMFQHLVESLPRRVEAVIAAMFLHLVGKPSQKSGGCYSSNVPTSSGKPSQKSGGCYSSNVPTSSGKPSQKSGGCYSSNVPTSSRNPSQKSGGCYSSNVPTSSGKPSQKSGGCYSSNVPTSSGKPSQKSGGCYSSNVPTSSGKPSQKSGGCYSSNVPTSSGNPSQKSGGCYSSNVPTSSGNPSQKSGGCYSSNVPTSSGNPSQKSGGCYSSNVPTSSGNPSQKSGGCYSSNVPTSSGKPSQKSGGCYSSNVPTSSGKPSQKSGDCYSSNVPTSSGKPSQKSGGCYSSNVPPSSGKPFQKSGGCYSSNVPTSSGKPSQKSGGCYSSNVPTSSGKPSQKSGGCYSSNVPTSSGTPSQKSGGCYSSNVPTSSGKPSQKSGGCYSSNVPTSSGKPSQKSGGCYSSNVPTSSGKPSQKSGGCYSSNVPTSSGKPSQKSGGCYSSNVPTSSGTPSQKSGGCYSSNVPTSSGKPSQKSGGCYSSNVPTSSGKPSQKSGGCYSSNVPTSSGKPSQKSGGCYSSNVPTSSGKPSQKSGGCYSSNVPTSSGKPSQKSGGCYSSNVPTSSGKPSQKSGGCYSSKGGTNSI, encoded by the coding sequence atgttccaacatctagtggaaagccttcccagaagagtggaggctgttatagcagcaatgttccaacatctagtggaactccttcccagaagagtggaggctgttatagcagcaatgttccaacatctagtggaaagccttcccagaagagtggaggctgttatagcagcaatgttcctacatctagtaggaaagccttcccagaagagtggaggctgttatagcagcaatgttccaacatctagtggaaagccttcccagaagagtggaggctgttatagcagcaatgttccaacatctagtggaaagccttcccagaagagtggaggctgttatagcagcaatgttccaacatctagtagaaatccttcccagaagagtggaggctgttatagcagcaatgttccaacatctagtggaaagccttcccagaagagtggaggctgttatagcagcaatgttccaacatctagtggaaagccttcccagaagagtggaggctgttatagcagcaatgttccaacatctagtggaaagccttcccagaagagtggaggctgttatagcagcaatgttccaacatctagtggaaatccttcccagaagagtggaggctgttatagcagcaatgttccaacatctagtggaaatccttcccagaagagtggaggctgttatagcagcaatgttccaacatctagtggaaatccttcccagaagagtggaggctgttatagcagcaatgttccaacatctagtggaaatccttcccagaagagtggaggctgttatagcagcaatgttccaacatctagtggaaagccttcccagaagagtggaggctgttatagcagcaatgtaccaacatctagtggaaagccttcccagaagagtggagactgttatagcagcaatgttccaacatctagtggaaagccttcccagaagagtggaggctgttatagcagcaatgtcccaccatctagtggaaagcctttccagaagagtggaggctgttatagcagcaatgttcctacatctagtggaaagccttcccagaagagtggaggctgttatagcagcaatgttccaacatctagtggaaagccttcccagaagagtggaggctgttatagcagcaatgttccaacatctagtggaactccttcccagaagagtggaggctgttatagcagcaatgttccaacatctagtggaaagccttcccagaagagtggaggctgttatagcagcaatgttcctacatctagtggaaagccttcccagaagagtggaggctgttatagcagcaatgttccaacatctagtggaaagccttcccagaagagtggaggctgttatagcagcaatgttccaacatctagtggaaagccttcccagaagagtggaggctgttatagcagcaatgttccaacatctagtggaactccttcccagaagagtggaggctgttatagcagcaatgttccaacatctagtggaaagccttcccagaagagtggaggctgttatagcagcaatgttccaacatctagtggaaagccttcccagaagagtggaggctgttatagcagcaatgttccaacatctagtggaaagccttcccagaagagtggaggctgttatagcagcaatgttccaacatctagtggaaagccttcccagaagagtggaggctgttatagcagcaatgttccaacatctagtggaaagccttcccagaagagtggaggctgttatagcagcaatgttcctacatctagtggaaagccttcccagaagagtggaggctgttatagcagcaaaggagggaccaactccatatga